TGCATGCTCCAGATCGGAGGCGGCCTCATCCGCCGCAACTCCCATATCTCCCTTCTGCATCTTGCGCAGGCCCTCGCCGGTCCCGGCGCGCCCGGGTGGCCGAGGGCCTTTTCCGAGGGAGGCCGGATTCTGTGACCTCCCCGTTCAACCAGCGCGCCGCCGCCGCCATTGCGGACGCCGACCTCAAGGAGGCGCTGAAGTCCGCTACCGAAAAATTCGCCGGCCTCCGCCAAAAGGCCTTCGAGTCAACGGCCGCTCCGCTGGCGCTGCGCGCCAAGGCCCGCGAAATCCGCGAGCACACCTTCAACCACCTCGACTCTCATCTCGAAACCCTTTTCCGCTCGCTGGAGAAAAACGGCGTACAGGTCCACACGGCTCCCGATGCGGGCGCCGCCGTCGGGCACGTCCTCGCCATCGCCAGGGCGCACGGCGTCCAGAGCGTGGTCAAGAGCAAGTCCATGGCCTCGGAGGAAATTCACCTCAACCATCATCTCGAGGCCGCCGGCATCCAGCCGTTCGAGACCGATCTGGGAGAGTGGATCATCCAGCTGGCCGGCGAGACGCCGAGCCACCTCATCGCCCCCGCCATTCACAAGACCAGGGCGCAGGTGGCCCGCCTCTTCGCCGAAAAGGTGGACCCGAACGCCGGGGACGACCCCGCAGAGCTGACAAATCTCGCCCGGCAGACCCTTCGCGGGGAGTTTCTCCGGGCGGGGATGGGCATCAGCGGCGTCAACTTCGCCATCGCCGAGACCGGAACCCTCTGCCTGGTCACGAACGAGGGAAACGGCCGGATGGTCACCACCCTCCCGAAGGTTCACGTCGCCATCATGGGGCTCGAAAAGGTCGTGCCCACCGTCGAGGAGTGCATGACCCTGCTCGCCGTCCTCCCGAGAAGCGGGACGGGCCAGAAGATCACCAGCTATTTCACCATGCTCACGGGCCCGCGGAGCGCGAAGGAAGCGGATGGCCCCGACGAGGTGCACCTGATTCTCCTCGATGGGGGCCGCACCCGGCATCTGGGGGGCGCGTTTCAGGAAGCCTTCCACTGCATCCGGTGCGGCGCCTGCCTGAACGTCTGCCCCGTCTTCCAGACGGTCGGCGGCCACGCCTACGATTCGATCTACGGGGGGCCCATCGGCTCCATCCTGAGCCCCATGCTGCGCGGCCTCGACGCGGCCGGGGAGCTTCCCGCGGCGTCGAGCCTTTGCGGCGCCTGCCTAGAGGTTTGCCCCGTCTTCGTGGACATTCCCCGCATGCTCCTGGAGATGCGGAGCGCCCGCGTATCGCGCGCGGACGCCTCCCTGCCCGAGCGGGCGGCTTTTCGCGCCGCGGGCTTCGCCATGCGCCATCCCGCCCTCTGGGAGATGGGCCAGAGCCTTTTCGCGTTCGCCCTCCGGCTTCTCGCCAAGAAAGAGGGGTGGGCAATGGGGCCGCTCAGGGCATGGACGGAAAAGCGTGCCCTTCCCTATCCGCCGCGGGAAACCTTCCGCGCGAGGTGGCGGAAGCGGGAAAAAATCCTGGCGCAGAAAAAAAACGCATCGCCGGATGGGGCCCCGGACGAGAAAAGCGCGAACGCAGGGGCGGTGCAGAAGGTGCGGCGGGCGCTCGCCTCGGGCCATGGGATCGCCCACGGAAACATCCCCGCCCCGCCCGCCATCTTGCCCGAGGTCGCAGTGCCGGATGCGCCCGCGCGCTTCCTGGAGGAGTTCGCGGCCGTCAGCGGAAAACCCCGCCGGGCGAAGGACACGGAGGCGGCCCGCGAATACATCATCGAGATCGCCCGCCGCTTTCCCGATCGGCCGGTGGCCCTCTCGGCCGATCTTACGCTTCCGGTTGCCGAATGGCTTTTCGAGGCGGGCATCGAAACGATCGCCCCGGCGGATGCGGGGGACGATCGGGAGAACATCGCGCGCGCCGGCGTCGGCATCACCGGATGCGCCTGGGCCATCGCGGAGACCGGCACCATCGTCCTCTACAGCGGCGAAGGCAGACCCCGCCTCCACTCGCTGCTCCCCGAGGTCCACCTCGCCCTCATCCCGGAGGACCGCATCATCCGCCACCTCTCGGCCCTCGGCCCCCGCCTCCAGGAGGTGCTGGGGGGAGCGCCCGGCCAAAGGCCCAGCTGCGTCAACCTCATCACCGGCCCGAGCCGCTCGGCCGATATCGAACTCACCCTCGTCGAGGGCGTCCACGGCCCCCGCGAGGTGCACGCCATCCTCCTGCCCGCGGGCGGCGGCGCCTCAGGCGGCAGCGCGGCAGAGAACGGAAGCCCCTTCTTGCTTGAAGAAGAATAAATCCCGTATTTTCGTTTGATTTTGCAGTTTTTCGACCGCGCTGCATTTTTTCCAGATTAATTCCAACTCCAACTTCCATCCCGAGGTTTGGGACTTCACATCGCCGCCCAGCGACACGGCGGCGGACTTGGTATGAGAGCACAGTTTCAAATAATTTACATATAAGTATTTGTTATAGAATATTTTATCTAATTGATATAAAATGTATTACATATATAACGGTCGGTCGATACCCATATAAAAAATAACGATATTACAACGAAAACAACGGTACGCTCTCTGCACCTATTTACGGGAAAAAATTTCCTCTTCACATAAGTGAAGAATTAAATGCCAAAAATTAGCGATGTAGATATATATATCATTATGATTCAATATGTTACATAATTTTCTAATTCCATCCCGATGTTTGGGACTTCACATCGCCGCCCGGCGACACGGCGGCGGACTCGGTATGATATTACCGTTTCAAATATATACATTTTATTTATTTGTGTTAAATTTGACACCTGGATGAAAAAATGCTAGATACTAGATAGAGAAGAATGCCGCCGATAATAGGAGAGGTTCCGATGGCACTGAAAGATTTAACAACGGACAAAGCAAAGGTCACCGAAGAGCAGATCGAAGGAATTGTCTCTCAGTACGTCAGGTTCGATTTAGAAGCGAGGGAAATTATATCCCTTCCTGGCGCTCCATCCCTGTCCAACAGAGCTAAGGTACTGGTCTATCTGGTCGCGCTACAGGCTTGGCCCCTTCTCGGTGCTGAAGATGTGCCGACGAAGGTCTCACCAGCTCAACTTGGCGGGTTGCTTAACATTCCTGGAGGAACACTTCGCCCTACCCTGAAAGAGTTGAAGGACTCGAACTTGATCTCCGTTGACGGACGCGACTATTTCGTCAGAACCGTCGCTTTTCCCCACATCAAAAAAGCGATTGAAAACACTGCTGGTGGATCAAGTACGGGACGTCGCCACAAGAAGGCAGGGAAGAAAAAAACGGCACCGAACAAATCAGATAAAAAAGGTAACGACTCCGTCCGCAAGAAATCTACTGCATCAACGGGCGAAAAGACGGAATTTTTCGAACAGTTGACGAACGGAAGTTTCTTCGACGAACCACGCTCCCTTTCCGACGTCAAAGAAGCCTTTCACCAAAAAGGGCACATTCTCCCTAGCACTTCACTTCCTGGATACTTGTTAAAGGCTGTGCGAGGCGAGAAGCCGAAGCTGCGACGTGAGCGACAAGAGGTTGATGGGAAGAAAGTGTGGATGTATGAAAAAGCGTGATGAGACAGTGACGGTGGACGGTGTCGATGTAGTTCAAAATCTCTCGCCTCCCCTTGAACACGCTCTGGTGGAGGCTCTTGTGAAAGAACACCTCTCGCTGGAGAGACGTTTCATTTTGAGGGACTGGGAACCCGCTACTCTAGATGGGGGGCAATTTTGTGAGATCGCGGCCCGCTGCCTCTATCACATCGATTCTGGTAATTTGAATCCGACCAAAAGCGTCGACGACTGCTTGTCCTATGTTGAAGATCTAAAAAACAAAAATGCACACTCATTTCTTTCTAGGAAAGACGCCTTACAGTTATGCCGGGCCATTCGTTTGGCGTATAAATTTCGGAGCAGCCGAGGAGCCGTTCACATCGATCCGAACTATTCCGCGAACGAGATGGATTCTCGTCTCGTATTGGAAACGGTTCGGTGGATTCTGTGCGAATTGATCCGGATTTTCTGGACGGGCAATCCTCAAGTTGCAGCAAAAATCGTGAAGGACATCGTAACTTATCACATACCTGCGGTCTTTCGTGATGGCTCTGTACCAATCGTTCAGCATCCTGACC
Above is a window of bacterium DNA encoding:
- a CDS encoding LutB/LldF family L-lactate oxidation iron-sulfur protein; the protein is MTSPFNQRAAAAIADADLKEALKSATEKFAGLRQKAFESTAAPLALRAKAREIREHTFNHLDSHLETLFRSLEKNGVQVHTAPDAGAAVGHVLAIARAHGVQSVVKSKSMASEEIHLNHHLEAAGIQPFETDLGEWIIQLAGETPSHLIAPAIHKTRAQVARLFAEKVDPNAGDDPAELTNLARQTLRGEFLRAGMGISGVNFAIAETGTLCLVTNEGNGRMVTTLPKVHVAIMGLEKVVPTVEECMTLLAVLPRSGTGQKITSYFTMLTGPRSAKEADGPDEVHLILLDGGRTRHLGGAFQEAFHCIRCGACLNVCPVFQTVGGHAYDSIYGGPIGSILSPMLRGLDAAGELPAASSLCGACLEVCPVFVDIPRMLLEMRSARVSRADASLPERAAFRAAGFAMRHPALWEMGQSLFAFALRLLAKKEGWAMGPLRAWTEKRALPYPPRETFRARWRKREKILAQKKNASPDGAPDEKSANAGAVQKVRRALASGHGIAHGNIPAPPAILPEVAVPDAPARFLEEFAAVSGKPRRAKDTEAAREYIIEIARRFPDRPVALSADLTLPVAEWLFEAGIETIAPADAGDDRENIARAGVGITGCAWAIAETGTIVLYSGEGRPRLHSLLPEVHLALIPEDRIIRHLSALGPRLQEVLGGAPGQRPSCVNLITGPSRSADIELTLVEGVHGPREVHAILLPAGGGASGGSAAENGSPFLLEEE